One segment of Thermosynechococcus sp. HN-54 DNA contains the following:
- a CDS encoding AbrB family transcriptional regulator — MGRKQVEPLTGAALLEKYKQLEHLSHEEKAKACGYYTVTQSGKERISKLKFNKALLEALGMNIDTKSGRGGSRGGRSASYRITVQANGNLLIGSAYTKQMNLKPGDEFEITLGRKHIHLKQVSSNGQPTDDED, encoded by the coding sequence ATGGGACGCAAACAAGTAGAACCCTTGACAGGTGCTGCTTTATTAGAGAAGTACAAACAACTGGAACACCTCAGCCATGAGGAAAAAGCAAAGGCCTGTGGCTACTATACGGTCACCCAAAGTGGTAAGGAGCGCATCAGCAAACTGAAGTTTAATAAGGCACTTCTTGAAGCCTTGGGTATGAATATTGATACTAAGTCAGGACGTGGTGGCAGCCGAGGCGGTCGCAGTGCCAGTTATCGAATTACGGTACAAGCCAATGGCAATTTGCTCATTGGTTCAGCCTATACCAAGCAAATGAATCTCAAGCCGGGGGATGAGTTTGAAATTACCCTTGGCCGTAAGCACATCCACCTTAAACAAGTGAGCAGCAACGGTCAACCCACCG